In Oceanobacillus sp. FSL K6-2867, one DNA window encodes the following:
- the glgD gene encoding glucose-1-phosphate adenylyltransferase subunit GlgD: MKKMVGLINLDHEYHVFNELTYFRNSASLPFGGRYRMIDFTLSNMVNSNINEVAIFARNKYRSLLDHLGTGENWDLDRRNGGLFILPPDWNDPSDKSQGDLRFFHNNRDYFHRSQSEYVLISGSQFISNSDYKDAFTYHLEQEADVTLITTNVKELYPEHYPYFRVEADQNGRVTEITNDQHNSELFTGVYIINKNLLMRLVDECIAYDKDNFFICGVKNKLDDLKIQRYEHSGYSAFINSIESFFRQNMNLLDAKHYHDLFFGNHLIRTKVSSNPPVKYRKNSDVEHSLLANGCVVDGRVEGSILFRGVAVHTGATVKNSIIMQRCTIEEGVHLENVILDKDVHVSKGQKIIGSKEKPYVVAKRQVI; the protein is encoded by the coding sequence ATGAAGAAAATGGTTGGACTAATCAATTTAGATCATGAATATCATGTGTTTAATGAGCTGACATACTTTCGCAATAGTGCATCGCTGCCTTTCGGCGGTCGCTATAGAATGATTGATTTTACATTATCGAATATGGTGAATTCAAATATTAACGAGGTCGCAATTTTTGCCCGAAATAAATATCGTTCTTTATTAGATCATTTAGGAACAGGAGAGAACTGGGATCTGGATCGCAGAAATGGAGGATTGTTCATCCTCCCGCCAGATTGGAATGATCCTTCCGATAAATCCCAAGGGGATTTGCGCTTTTTTCATAATAACCGAGATTATTTCCATCGAAGCCAATCGGAATATGTATTAATCAGCGGTAGTCAGTTTATATCAAATTCCGATTATAAGGATGCATTTACCTACCATTTGGAACAAGAAGCAGATGTAACCTTAATTACGACCAACGTTAAAGAACTATACCCTGAGCATTACCCTTACTTTCGCGTTGAAGCAGACCAAAATGGGCGGGTAACCGAGATTACAAATGATCAACATAATTCCGAGCTATTTACCGGCGTCTATATTATTAATAAGAATCTATTAATGAGATTAGTAGATGAATGTATTGCTTACGATAAAGATAATTTCTTTATATGTGGTGTGAAAAATAAACTTGACGATCTTAAAATACAACGATATGAACATTCTGGATACAGTGCATTTATAAATTCAATTGAGAGTTTTTTCAGGCAAAATATGAATTTACTGGATGCAAAGCATTATCATGATTTATTTTTTGGGAACCATTTAATACGGACAAAAGTCTCCAGCAATCCGCCAGTAAAATATCGTAAAAATTCTGATGTCGAACATTCCTTGTTAGCCAATGGGTGTGTAGTTGATGGAAGGGTTGAAGGGAGCATTCTGTTTCGTGGTGTTGCTGTTCATACAGGTGCAACTGTAAAAAACTCTATTATTATGCAACGCTGTACGATTGAGGAAGGTGTCCATCTCGAGAATGTCATCCTCGATAAGGATGTCCATGTATCAAAAGGACAGAAAATAATCGGCTCAAAAGAAAAACCATACGTAGTTGCTAAAAGACAGGTTATTTAA
- a CDS encoding glucose-1-phosphate adenylyltransferase, protein MKECIGMLLAGGEGKRLGELTHHLAKPAVPFGGKYRIIDFTLSNCTNSGISTLGVLTQYSPLELNKHIGNGKPWDMDKQSGVTVLSPYTAKTGGDWYSGTADAIYQNMHFINQFDPEYVLVISGDHIYQMDYQKMLEQHKKTNADATISVIEVPWDDASRFGILNVSDNLRIYEFEEKPKNPQSNLASMGIYIFKWSKLKAYLLEDAHNKASRHDFGKDIIPAMLDDTQRLFAYRFDGYWKDVGTIRSYWEANMDLLDENLSLKSNHKEWRIYTHDSNLPPQYVSQTATVSNSLINSGCLIHGNIENSILFRNVHVEQASTVRQSIIHPGVRIGENCKLNRVIVMENTVIPKGTAIEVDEFQEPFVINQEILGGMLTPAGGESK, encoded by the coding sequence ATGAAGGAATGTATTGGTATGTTATTAGCAGGAGGAGAAGGGAAACGTTTAGGGGAATTGACCCATCATCTTGCTAAACCTGCTGTCCCTTTCGGAGGGAAATACCGGATTATTGATTTCACCTTAAGTAATTGTACCAATTCAGGCATTTCAACTTTAGGAGTGCTGACACAGTATTCGCCACTCGAGCTGAATAAGCATATTGGTAATGGAAAACCGTGGGATATGGATAAGCAAAGCGGCGTAACCGTGCTTTCTCCTTATACTGCAAAAACTGGGGGTGACTGGTACTCAGGAACTGCTGATGCAATCTATCAAAATATGCATTTTATTAATCAATTTGACCCCGAATATGTACTTGTTATATCAGGAGATCATATTTATCAAATGGATTACCAAAAAATGCTTGAACAGCATAAGAAAACAAATGCAGATGCGACCATTTCTGTTATTGAAGTTCCTTGGGATGATGCATCCCGATTCGGAATTTTAAATGTATCGGATAATCTCCGGATCTATGAATTTGAAGAAAAACCGAAGAACCCACAGAGTAATCTAGCATCGATGGGGATTTATATATTTAAATGGAGTAAATTGAAAGCCTATTTACTTGAAGATGCACATAACAAAGCATCCAGACATGACTTCGGCAAGGATATAATCCCTGCTATGCTTGATGATACACAGCGCTTATTTGCATATCGGTTCGACGGCTACTGGAAGGATGTAGGAACCATTCGCAGCTATTGGGAAGCAAATATGGATCTGCTGGATGAGAATCTTAGCCTTAAATCCAATCATAAAGAGTGGCGAATTTACACACATGATTCGAATTTGCCACCACAATATGTTAGCCAAACGGCAACTGTAAGCAATTCACTAATTAATTCTGGATGCTTAATTCACGGCAATATTGAGAATTCCATTTTATTTAGAAATGTACATGTGGAGCAAGCAAGCACTGTTCGTCAATCGATTATCCATCCAGGAGTAAGGATTGGCGAAAACTGCAAGCTTAATCGTGTCATTGTTATGGAAAATACGGTTATTCCAAAAGGAACAGCAATTGAGGTAGATGAATTCCAAGAACCATTTGTAATTAACCAGGAAATTTTAGGTGGCATGCTGACACCAGCTGGGGGAGAAAGTAAATGA
- the glgB gene encoding 1,4-alpha-glucan branching protein GlgB: protein MSDNISEQDTYLFHQGTNYESYKMMGCHFTELDGVKGYRFAVWAPNAKQISIIGDFNQWNGKSHALERLTEQGIWWGFFTDIEGGLPYKYEIITPDNRTILKSDPYAFQSELRPNTASLTPKKNSNYTWNDHTWKQNKKSFNAYASPISIYEIHLGSWKKHDSGEFYSYIELAEELIPYVKSMGYTHIELLPLAEHPFDLSWGYQITGYYAVTSRYGSPDEFKHFVDQCHQNQIGVIMDWVPGHFCKDDFALRKFDGEPLYEYADPLKAEKRTWGTLAFDFGRPEVQSFLVSNAIFWLQEYHVDGIRVDAVASMLYLNFDRRDGEEGIKNSYGGEENLEAYAFIRKLNEAVFSYEPQALMMAEDSSDLPLVTAPTYSGGLGFNFKWNMGWMNDMLRYMKKDSIHRKWHHNLLTFSFMYTHSENFLLPLSHDEVVHGKKSLLDKMPGDMWQQFANLRLLYGYMMAHPGKKLLFMGGELAQYAEWKDKEQLDWHLLDYPLHHGIFQYVKALNMFYTSNPELYELDHEPDGFEWIDPHNVDQSIVAFRRKGKKQDQELIIICNFTPEIRYDYKIGVPIPGTYQEVFNSDQEEFGGSNQLNEDKHFSFPEKWHGLPQHIKIKVPPLSVAIFKYNKNVQEAL from the coding sequence TTGAGCGACAATATTTCCGAACAGGATACCTATTTATTCCACCAAGGAACAAATTATGAAAGTTACAAGATGATGGGCTGCCATTTTACCGAATTGGATGGAGTAAAGGGTTACCGGTTTGCAGTATGGGCACCAAATGCAAAACAAATTAGCATCATTGGTGACTTTAATCAATGGAATGGAAAAAGCCACGCATTAGAGCGGTTGACAGAGCAAGGGATTTGGTGGGGCTTTTTTACGGACATAGAAGGCGGCTTGCCTTATAAATATGAAATTATTACTCCAGACAACCGAACAATATTAAAATCAGATCCCTATGCTTTTCAATCAGAACTTCGACCAAATACAGCGTCATTAACTCCAAAAAAGAACTCTAATTACACATGGAATGATCATACATGGAAACAAAACAAGAAATCCTTTAATGCATATGCATCTCCTATTTCGATATATGAAATACATCTTGGTTCGTGGAAAAAGCATGATTCTGGTGAGTTTTATTCGTACATAGAGCTGGCAGAAGAGCTGATCCCCTACGTTAAGTCGATGGGATATACTCATATTGAATTATTGCCCCTTGCAGAGCATCCATTCGATTTATCTTGGGGTTATCAAATTACAGGTTATTACGCAGTTACCTCACGTTATGGTTCACCTGATGAATTTAAACACTTTGTGGATCAATGTCATCAAAATCAGATTGGTGTCATTATGGATTGGGTTCCAGGCCATTTCTGCAAGGATGATTTTGCTTTGCGGAAGTTCGATGGGGAGCCGTTATACGAATATGCGGATCCATTGAAAGCCGAGAAAAGAACTTGGGGGACATTGGCATTTGACTTTGGGAGGCCTGAGGTCCAGAGCTTTCTCGTTTCCAACGCAATATTTTGGCTGCAGGAATATCACGTCGATGGAATTCGTGTCGATGCTGTTGCCAGTATGCTTTATTTAAATTTTGACCGACGGGATGGAGAGGAAGGAATAAAAAACTCGTATGGCGGAGAAGAAAATCTAGAAGCTTATGCCTTTATTCGCAAACTGAATGAAGCTGTTTTTTCTTATGAGCCGCAAGCACTAATGATGGCTGAGGACAGTTCGGACTTGCCCTTGGTTACAGCACCGACCTATTCAGGAGGGCTTGGTTTTAACTTTAAATGGAATATGGGCTGGATGAATGACATGTTGCGTTATATGAAAAAAGATTCGATTCATCGAAAATGGCACCATAACTTGCTGACCTTTTCTTTTATGTATACACATTCCGAGAACTTTCTCTTACCACTCTCACACGATGAGGTTGTTCATGGAAAGAAATCATTGCTCGATAAAATGCCAGGAGATATGTGGCAGCAATTTGCTAACCTTAGACTGCTGTATGGTTATATGATGGCACACCCAGGAAAGAAGCTTCTTTTTATGGGAGGAGAACTTGCTCAATATGCAGAATGGAAGGATAAAGAGCAATTAGACTGGCATTTACTAGACTATCCACTTCATCATGGAATTTTTCAATATGTAAAAGCGTTAAATATGTTTTATACCAGTAACCCCGAGTTGTATGAACTGGATCATGAACCAGACGGATTTGAGTGGATTGATCCACATAATGTGGATCAAAGCATTGTAGCTTTTAGGCGCAAGGGTAAGAAGCAGGATCAAGAGCTGATAATCATTTGTAATTTTACGCCTGAAATTCGCTATGACTATAAAATAGGTGTTCCGATTCCGGGAACCTATCAGGAGGTATTTAATTCTGATCAAGAAGAATTTGGTGGATCGAATCAGCTGAATGAGGATAAACATTTTAGTTTTCCAGAAAAATGGCATGGATTACCTCAGCATATTAAGATAAAAGTTCCGCCATTATCTGTCGCGATATTCAAATATAACAAAAATGTCCAGGAGGCGTTGTAA
- the pulA gene encoding type I pullulanase, giving the protein MEKRVAWIDNIHTLTYSDHHIQTLFNTDNESPYLFWKAENKVLTIKQIRNINDATAELEVAEEIPLGEELFLHYGEAVIPVYPRGILRTEWFDRRYAALDQQFGAVCSSGSTIFSVWAPTAISVKIILNEVSYLLNKLGQGVWRLELEGDWHGQPYEFEVFVNGSIRRVNDPYAKALVANSKKAVAVDFARTEQLGISQKRPSIKQLQDAIIYELHVRDATIDPESGVLNRGKFLGLAETETTTKNGFSTGLSYLKELGCTHVQLLPVNDFARVDELHPDDAYNWGYDPLFFQTPEGSYSVLADRPIARINELKALVQAFHKENVAVILDVVFNHVFVMEESPFEQLVPGYYFRYHPDGSLSNGTGVGNDIASERSMVRKFILDTINFMLSEYQVDGFRFDLMGAIDIKTMQQIEKRCQEEETPIMLLGEGWDLPTALDNSLKAASYNASQLNGIHFFNDYFRDSLKGNLFEPQDTGYINGTGRFLERMPYLLSGAALDSNNHGSINVNQTINYVECHDNHTLWDRLCLTNPDLDNHDRKKMHQLATGITLLSQGVPFIHAGQEWFRSKQGDENSYLSGDSINMLDWKKREQEKENIAFVKALIALRKKYAVFRMASQKEIQQRFHVLETPYPVFGFTLLGDQEDFSIYINPTKEKFDLHLPSSGKWKKMVSNDVSEKDDIIGEFTSINAYEIIVFQKTRTRTSKEIAVVLPNNGE; this is encoded by the coding sequence GTGGAAAAACGAGTTGCTTGGATTGATAACATTCATACGCTGACATACAGCGATCATCATATACAAACATTATTTAATACCGACAACGAATCCCCTTACTTGTTTTGGAAGGCGGAAAATAAAGTTTTAACAATAAAGCAAATTAGAAATATTAATGATGCTACAGCAGAATTAGAGGTAGCTGAAGAAATTCCCCTTGGCGAGGAGCTATTTCTTCATTATGGCGAAGCAGTGATACCTGTTTATCCACGGGGAATTTTACGGACGGAGTGGTTTGATAGACGTTATGCTGCTCTCGATCAGCAATTTGGAGCTGTTTGCAGTTCAGGCTCCACTATTTTTTCTGTTTGGGCGCCAACGGCTATCTCTGTCAAAATTATCTTAAATGAAGTCTCTTACCTATTAAACAAGCTGGGTCAAGGCGTTTGGAGGCTGGAGCTAGAGGGTGACTGGCATGGGCAGCCATACGAATTTGAGGTTTTTGTTAATGGAAGTATTAGGCGAGTCAACGATCCATATGCAAAAGCTCTGGTTGCTAATAGCAAAAAGGCAGTTGCAGTTGACTTCGCCAGGACAGAACAACTTGGTATAAGCCAGAAACGCCCGTCTATCAAACAGTTACAGGATGCGATTATTTATGAGCTGCATGTAAGAGACGCAACCATTGACCCGGAAAGTGGTGTTCTTAATCGAGGCAAATTTTTAGGGTTAGCTGAAACAGAAACCACCACCAAAAATGGATTCTCTACTGGACTTTCCTATCTAAAAGAATTAGGTTGTACACATGTACAGCTTTTACCTGTTAACGACTTTGCACGTGTTGATGAGCTTCATCCAGATGACGCATATAATTGGGGGTATGATCCTTTATTCTTTCAGACGCCTGAAGGAAGTTATTCGGTATTGGCAGACAGACCAATCGCCCGAATTAACGAGCTGAAAGCATTGGTTCAAGCGTTTCACAAGGAAAATGTCGCCGTTATTCTGGATGTTGTATTTAACCACGTCTTCGTTATGGAAGAATCGCCATTCGAACAGCTCGTTCCTGGCTACTATTTCCGCTATCATCCCGACGGGAGCTTAAGTAATGGTACTGGGGTGGGTAATGATATCGCGTCAGAAAGAAGTATGGTGCGAAAATTTATATTGGATACAATTAACTTCATGCTATCGGAATATCAGGTGGACGGCTTCCGCTTCGACTTAATGGGAGCGATAGATATTAAGACGATGCAGCAAATTGAAAAACGCTGTCAGGAAGAGGAAACACCAATTATGCTGCTCGGAGAAGGATGGGATTTGCCAACAGCGCTTGATAACAGCTTAAAAGCAGCCAGCTATAACGCAAGCCAATTAAACGGGATTCACTTTTTCAATGACTACTTTCGAGATTCATTAAAAGGAAACTTATTCGAACCGCAAGATACTGGCTATATCAATGGGACCGGTCGTTTTCTAGAAAGAATGCCTTATTTGCTTTCCGGTGCTGCATTAGATTCAAACAATCATGGTTCTATTAATGTTAATCAAACCATTAATTACGTAGAATGCCATGATAATCACACACTATGGGACCGTTTATGTTTAACAAACCCAGATCTTGATAATCATGACCGTAAAAAGATGCATCAATTAGCTACAGGCATTACATTATTAAGCCAAGGTGTTCCATTTATTCATGCCGGTCAGGAATGGTTCCGCAGTAAACAAGGTGACGAAAACAGCTATCTCTCCGGTGATTCAATTAATATGCTGGATTGGAAGAAAAGAGAGCAGGAAAAGGAAAATATTGCGTTTGTGAAAGCTTTAATAGCATTAAGAAAAAAGTATGCAGTTTTTCGGATGGCTTCTCAAAAAGAAATACAGCAGCGATTCCATGTACTCGAAACCCCCTACCCTGTTTTTGGCTTTACCCTGTTAGGGGATCAAGAAGACTTCTCAATTTATATTAATCCGACAAAGGAAAAATTCGACCTCCATCTTCCCTCATCCGGCAAGTGGAAAAAGATGGTGTCCAATGACGTTTCTGAAAAGGATGATATCATTGGCGAATTTACCAGTATCAATGCATATGAGATTATCGTTTTTCAAAAGACGCGAACAAGAACGTCAAAAGAAATCGCAGTTGTACTGCCTAATAATGGAGAATAA
- a CDS encoding LLM class flavin-dependent oxidoreductase — MIPLNILDYALIDENATANEALRHTTELAQLADKLGYKRFLVPEQHQALSIASSAPELLMMHLATSTSSIRIGAAGVMLPHYSPYKIAETFRTLEAIHPGRIDLGIGNSSGGRLVNHALNEEKDERLTYEQQVIDIQKYLTDDPDSEHRFHQLTATPVIETLPEIWMLGSGGKSTKIATEQGTAYTYAHFFKPSEIGKEIISTYRKNFQPSSFHKKPSVSIAVFTIIGETKEEAEAFAGAFELWMASLETAKNPPYFPSVQTAQKRRFSSFEKQKITQIRKGAIVGNVHHVKGEILKLAEFYQADEVTIVPNLPGAANRKKAIQLLAKAFRL; from the coding sequence GTGATTCCATTAAACATACTTGATTATGCACTCATTGATGAAAATGCGACTGCAAATGAAGCATTAAGACATACGACCGAACTTGCACAACTAGCTGACAAGCTGGGCTATAAGCGTTTCTTAGTACCTGAGCAGCATCAGGCTCTCTCCATAGCCAGCAGTGCACCAGAATTGCTTATGATGCACTTAGCTACTTCTACCTCCAGCATTCGAATTGGTGCTGCCGGAGTCATGCTTCCACATTACAGCCCATACAAAATTGCAGAGACGTTTCGAACACTCGAGGCTATTCATCCTGGTCGCATCGATCTTGGGATTGGTAATAGCTCTGGCGGCAGACTTGTAAACCATGCTCTGAACGAGGAGAAAGATGAACGTCTGACCTATGAGCAGCAAGTCATAGATATACAAAAATACTTAACCGATGATCCAGATTCCGAACATCGTTTTCACCAATTAACTGCAACTCCAGTTATCGAAACCTTGCCTGAAATCTGGATGCTCGGCTCCGGCGGCAAAAGTACAAAAATCGCCACAGAACAAGGTACAGCTTATACTTACGCCCATTTTTTCAAGCCTTCGGAGATTGGCAAAGAGATTATTTCTACTTATCGCAAAAACTTCCAGCCCTCTTCTTTCCATAAAAAGCCGTCTGTTTCAATTGCTGTATTCACAATTATTGGTGAAACCAAAGAAGAGGCAGAGGCATTTGCCGGAGCTTTTGAACTCTGGATGGCTTCGCTTGAAACGGCAAAGAACCCACCCTATTTCCCATCGGTTCAAACTGCACAAAAACGACGTTTCAGCTCATTTGAGAAGCAAAAAATTACTCAGATACGAAAAGGAGCGATTGTTGGGAATGTACATCATGTCAAAGGGGAAATTTTAAAATTAGCGGAGTTTTATCAAGCAGATGAGGTCACAATTGTTCCGAACCTGCCAGGAGCCGCAAATCGAAAGAAGGCAATTCAACTATTAGCAAAGGCATTCAGGCTTTAA
- a CDS encoding DedA family protein, with protein MENWITSMMEQFGYIGIFLLIMVENLFPPIPSEVILTFGGFMTTHSNLSILGVVIAATIGSVAGAIVLYGIGFVINVDRIEKIVDRWGHVLRLTREDIHKANDWFAKYGVWTVFFCRFIPLIRSLISLPAGMSRMNFWVFLALTTVGTFIWNIVLVNVGAAVGDSWETIVGYMDIYSNIVYAVLALLFIIFVWLFIKKRFKK; from the coding sequence ATGGAAAACTGGATTACAAGCATGATGGAGCAATTTGGCTACATCGGTATTTTTTTATTGATTATGGTGGAAAACCTATTTCCTCCAATTCCATCTGAGGTTATTTTAACATTTGGTGGTTTTATGACGACCCATTCAAATTTAAGCATTCTAGGAGTGGTAATTGCAGCTACTATTGGATCTGTAGCAGGCGCAATTGTTCTTTATGGAATAGGATTTGTGATTAATGTAGATCGAATCGAAAAAATAGTGGACAGGTGGGGACATGTTCTAAGACTTACTCGTGAGGATATTCATAAAGCAAATGACTGGTTTGCGAAGTATGGTGTGTGGACTGTATTCTTCTGCCGCTTTATCCCTTTAATCAGAAGCTTGATTTCTCTGCCTGCAGGAATGTCGCGTATGAATTTTTGGGTGTTTCTAGCATTAACGACAGTAGGAACATTTATCTGGAATATTGTTCTTGTTAACGTTGGTGCTGCAGTTGGCGATTCTTGGGAAACCATTGTGGGCTATATGGATATCTATTCCAATATTGTTTATGCAGTGCTCGCATTACTTTTCATTATTTTTGTTTGGCTCTTTATTAAGAAACGATTTAAAAAGTGA
- a CDS encoding ABC transporter permease, whose product MFPVFRSQWRKDKRKPLMVILFLVGSIALTLIFTSSNMIPQTSIAVFSSESNSSEVVDKWEPILNRNESFNFVITDEKTARTDVAEGKRDIAINLMEHDYRLISAYDVPTLPLIDQYVRKVFTEEAQMEAAAGPQDIDDIRHDVENYLENPPLQLKTKSMSGEELSEHNMGIQLLFGFTLFMAMFTIGFKVNGVLSDKVSGIWNRMILSPVSKTGMYTGHLLYSFLIGFVQIAVVLFIFQYVMSYNLGNNFAMLLVIAAIYALSIVSMAMLITGFVKTPEQFYMIYPSVVPIIPVISGVYMPPGTISNAVLLFIADLFPLRHAMDAMMDVAFYNAGWNEIALPLVLMLLIGVICMGLGINLVERKKD is encoded by the coding sequence ATGTTCCCGGTATTTAGGTCGCAATGGAGGAAAGATAAACGGAAGCCATTGATGGTCATTCTTTTTCTCGTAGGAAGCATTGCGTTAACTCTGATTTTTACGAGTAGCAATATGATACCCCAAACATCCATAGCGGTATTCAGCAGCGAATCTAACTCTAGTGAAGTGGTGGATAAATGGGAACCCATATTAAATCGTAATGAGTCGTTTAACTTTGTGATAACAGATGAGAAAACTGCACGTACAGATGTAGCGGAGGGCAAAAGAGACATAGCAATTAACCTGATGGAGCATGATTACCGATTAATTTCAGCCTATGATGTCCCTACGCTTCCATTGATTGACCAATACGTTCGCAAGGTGTTTACGGAGGAAGCGCAAATGGAAGCAGCAGCTGGTCCACAGGATATTGATGATATTCGGCATGATGTGGAGAACTATTTGGAAAATCCGCCATTGCAATTAAAAACGAAGTCAATGAGTGGAGAAGAGTTATCTGAACACAATATGGGGATTCAGCTACTGTTCGGCTTTACCCTTTTTATGGCTATGTTCACCATTGGGTTCAAGGTAAATGGTGTTTTATCAGATAAGGTAAGTGGGATATGGAATCGAATGATTTTATCTCCTGTAAGTAAGACGGGAATGTATACAGGACACCTGCTCTATAGTTTTTTAATCGGTTTTGTTCAAATTGCTGTAGTACTTTTTATTTTTCAATATGTGATGAGTTATAATTTAGGTAATAATTTTGCTATGCTCCTTGTTATAGCTGCAATTTATGCACTGAGTATCGTTAGTATGGCAATGCTGATAACAGGGTTTGTGAAAACGCCCGAGCAATTTTATATGATCTATCCTTCTGTGGTACCCATTATTCCAGTTATTAGCGGGGTTTATATGCCACCAGGAACAATAAGTAATGCGGTTCTTTTATTCATCGCTGATTTATTTCCGCTGAGGCATGCAATGGATGCGATGATGGATGTTGCCTTTTATAATGCAGGCTGGAATGAAATTGCTCTGCCATTGGTTCTAATGCTTTTAATTGGTGTCATTTGCATGGGCTTAGGAATTAACTTGGTAGAACGAAAAAAAGATTAA
- a CDS encoding ABC transporter permease has product MCSFLKKDLLVFWRDRKEVLISLLAPILLIIVLNIAFSDLFGEDAEALDIDLGIVLEDDESLGQEKFAEAVLEMELSAEEKEAIIRQASSISPAGFMNSFFSDSELSGWIRTEKLSEEEAKEQVTNGELDGFVKVPEGFTYDVLRQLMLDQPADNALVLQIEEQSTESDTIQTIISNYLDTLNFQFALQGETNGGLEDPILPEGGREVVEGADSFSISQYFTIAMSFLFALFIASTVAMKTTTEKRERVFNRIILTNTNPLSFLMGKTISAFCFVWLQLLFLFSVSHLLLDVFEGKSMTFWMGVIVIITFFSLAVAGLSAVFTTFTLNVNNTDAANGAFNLVIMLLAAVGGNFFPTQGMPEWLQKVGEWTPNGLSLSVFMQWTQFGDFQTLIFPMVKLFVFSIGCLIIGIFLFPGRGRV; this is encoded by the coding sequence ATGTGTTCATTTTTAAAAAAAGACTTGCTTGTCTTTTGGAGAGACCGTAAAGAAGTTCTCATTTCTCTACTAGCACCAATTTTATTGATCATTGTGTTGAATATTGCCTTCTCCGATTTGTTTGGGGAGGATGCAGAAGCATTGGATATCGATTTAGGAATTGTTTTGGAGGATGATGAGTCTCTTGGACAAGAGAAGTTTGCGGAAGCAGTATTAGAAATGGAATTATCAGCGGAAGAAAAGGAAGCGATAATTAGGCAGGCATCATCTATTTCACCAGCCGGTTTCATGAATTCCTTTTTTAGTGATTCGGAATTAAGTGGATGGATTAGGACAGAGAAATTAAGTGAGGAAGAAGCGAAGGAACAGGTAACGAATGGAGAATTGGATGGTTTCGTTAAGGTCCCAGAGGGGTTTACGTATGACGTCCTTCGGCAGCTTATGCTTGATCAGCCTGCAGATAATGCTCTTGTTCTCCAGATCGAAGAACAATCTACCGAGTCGGATACAATTCAAACCATCATTTCGAATTACCTTGATACCCTTAACTTTCAATTTGCACTTCAGGGTGAAACAAATGGAGGATTAGAGGATCCAATATTACCCGAAGGAGGCAGGGAAGTTGTTGAAGGAGCCGATTCATTTAGTATTTCACAATACTTTACAATTGCAATGAGTTTTTTGTTTGCACTATTTATAGCTTCCACTGTTGCAATGAAAACTACCACGGAAAAAAGAGAGCGTGTATTTAACCGGATTATATTAACGAATACGAATCCACTTTCTTTTTTAATGGGAAAGACAATCTCTGCTTTTTGCTTTGTTTGGTTACAGCTGTTGTTTTTATTTAGCGTTAGTCATTTGCTTCTAGATGTGTTTGAAGGAAAATCAATGACATTTTGGATGGGAGTAATTGTAATTATTACATTCTTCTCCTTAGCGGTAGCTGGCCTATCTGCAGTGTTTACAACATTCACATTGAATGTAAACAATACTGATGCAGCTAATGGTGCATTTAATTTAGTTATCATGCTGCTTGCAGCAGTTGGAGGGAACTTTTTTCCAACTCAAGGGATGCCGGAATGGCTGCAAAAAGTAGGAGAATGGACACCGAATGGGTTAAGCTTGTCCGTCTTTATGCAGTGGACTCAGTTTGGCGACTTTCAGACTTTAATCTTTCCAATGGTTAAGTTATTTGTATTCTCCATCGGTTGTCTAATCATTGGAATATTTCTATTTCCTGGAAGGGGGAGAGTATAA